Proteins from a single region of Balaenoptera acutorostrata chromosome 16, mBalAcu1.1, whole genome shotgun sequence:
- the LOC103017306 gene encoding LOW QUALITY PROTEIN: transcription factor E2F4-like (The sequence of the model RefSeq protein was modified relative to this genomic sequence to represent the inferred CDS: substituted 1 base at 1 genomic stop codon), whose protein sequence is MAEAGPQAPPPPGTPSRHEKSLELLTTKLVSLLQEAKDGVLDLKLAADTLAVCRKWRIYDITNVLEGIGLMEKKSKNSIQXKGVGPGCNTREIADKLTELKAEIEELQQREQELDQHKVWVQQTIRNITEDVQNSCLAYVTHEDICRCFAGDAIQAPSGTSLEVPIPESLNGQKKYQIHLKSVSGPIEVLLVNKEAWSSTPVVVPMPPPEDLLQSPPAVSPPPPLPKPALAQPQNASRPSSPQVTTPNPVPGSTEAQGVASPAAEIIVSGGPGTDSKDSGELSSLPLGLTALDTRPLQSSALLDSSSSNSSSSGPNPSTAFEPIKADPTGVLELPKELLEMFDPTRECMSSELLEELMSSEVFAPLLLLSPPPGNHDYIYNLDESEGVCDLFDVPVPNL, encoded by the coding sequence ATGGCGGAGGCTGGGCCACAGGCGCCGCCGCCCCCGGGCACCCCAAGCCGGCACGAGAAGAGTTTGGAACTTCTCACTACCAAGTTGGTGTCGCTTCTGCAGGAGGCAAAGGACGGCGTGCTTGACCTCAAGCTGGCAGCTGACACCCTAGCTGTTTGCCGGAAGTGGCGGATTTATGACATTACTAATGTGCTGGAAGGTATCGGGCTGATGGAGAAAAAATCCAAGAATAGCATCCAGTAGAAGGGCGTGGGGCCTGGCTGCAATACCCGGGAGATTGCGGACAAGTTGACTGAGCTCAAGGCAGAGATCGAGGAGCTGCAGCAGCGAGAGCAAGAACTAGACCAGCACAAGGTGTGGGTGCAGCAGACCATCCGGAACATCACAGAGGACGTGCAGAACAGCTGCTTGGCCTACGTGACTCATGAGGACATCTGCAGATGCTTTGCTGGAGATGCCATCCAGGCCCCGTCGGGCACCAGCCTGGAGGTGCCCATCCCAGAGAGCCTCAATGGGCAGAAGAAGTACCAGATTCACCTGAAGAGTGTAAGTGGCCCCATCGAGGTGCTGCTGGTGAACAAGGAGGCATGGAGCTCAACACCTGTGGTGGTGCCTATGCCGCCACCCGAAGATCTACTCCAGAGCCCACCTGCTGTCTCTCCCCCTCCACCTCtgcccaagcctgctctggcccAGCCCCAGAATGCCTCACGCCCAAGCAGTCCCCAGGTGACCACCCCCAACCCTGTTCCCGGCAGTACCGAAGCCCAGGGGGTGGCCAGTCCAGCAGCTGAGATCATAGTGAGTGGTGGCCCTGGAACTGATAGCAAGGACAGTGGTGAGCTCAGCTCCCTCCCGCTGGGCCTGACAGCACTGGACACCCGGCCGCTGCAGTCCTCTGCCCTGTtggacagcagcagcagcaacagcagttcATCCGGGCCCAACCCTTCTACCGCCTTTGAGCCCATCAAGGCAGACCCCACAGGTGTTCTGGAGCTCCCCAAAGAGCTGTTAGAAATGTTTGATCCCACTCGAGAGTGCATGAGCTCAGAGCTCTTGGAGGAGCTGATGTCCTCAGAAGTGTTtgcacccctcctcctcctttctccaccCCCTGGAAACCATGATTACATCTACAACCTGGATGAGAGTGAAGGTGTCTGTGACCTCTTTGATGTGCCTGTTCCCAACCTCTGA